The following proteins are encoded in a genomic region of Fusarium oxysporum f. sp. lycopersici 4287 chromosome 1, whole genome shotgun sequence:
- a CDS encoding hypothetical protein (At least one base has a quality score < 10), whose product MPDGGTRLERVGILRTHRPRVGGEAMSRFTSNPLSTKPMKPTAQEAQVKRLLGKSKAKTAASTASSKPASKVSSAKASPTKSRPTAARKANGGRVLSQAIISNSDTSEDDAAPMVKPKPKAVPKPAPKMRDTVVAKPRPVVREPMKQQITAKRPREDDDSSSSSGTPLSKRIKPKQPLPAPRLKHRPSDASQNSRGTITSTSMKSKNTSPTKSSPLASSPPTNASDLENEAPGASIVAKKRKVEGFSKGGVTKRPAASRFSDDLVQKAQAFKTILSKRWTTLQAGNWAI is encoded by the exons ATGCCGGATGGAGGCACACGCCTCGAGAGAGTGGGGATTCTCAGGACGCATCGGCCAAGGGTTGGAGGAGAGGCTATGTCGAGGTTCACCTCAAATCCTCTTTCTACTAAGCCCATGAAGCCCACTGCACAGGAGGCCCAGGTCAAGCGCCTCTTGGGTAAATCCAAGGCTAAGACGGCTGCATCAACTGCATCCTCCAAGCCGGCATCCAAGGTGTCTTCGGCTAAAGCATCTCCCACCAAGTCACGGCCCACCGCCGCGCGCAAGGCAAATGGAGGAAGGGTTCTATCGCAGGCCATCATTTCTAACTCGGACACCTCAGAAGATGACGCTGCTCCTATGGTCAAGCCTAAGCCGAAGGCTGTACCTAAACCGGCACCCAAGATGAGGGACACGGTCGTTGCCAAACCTCGACCTGTGGTAAGGGAGCCGATGAAGCAGCAGATTACGGCCAAGCGACCTCGCGAAGATGACGACTCGAGCTCGAGCTCTGGAACACCATTGTCGAAGCGCATCAAGCCCAAGCAGCCTCTTCCTGCCCCCCGACTTAAGCATCGACCATCGGACGCAAGCCAGAACTCTCGTGGAACTATAACCTCAACCTcgatgaagagcaagaacacGTCCCCAACGAAGTCTTCTCCCCTGGCATCATCGCCACCCACCAATGCCTCGGATCTGGAGAATGAGGCACCCGGTGCATCAATTGTTgcgaagaagcgcaaggtcGAAGGCTTTAGCAAGGGTGGTGTCACAAAGCGACCTGCAGCATCAAGGTTTTCTGATGATCTTGTGCAGAAGGCACAGGCCTTCAAAACTATTTTATCAAAA CGCTGGACAACCCTTCAAGCAGGAAACTGGGCCATCTGA
- a CDS encoding hypothetical protein (At least one base has a quality score < 10), with translation MDRLPPRIALKQLSDFLHEASIFYNTQLMDFTREHQRQGHDTSNEALRQWLWNDWTRSRDNPTRENFTSTKASITLLLRQVETAIATPWLENADLNARFEFSYRALKSSCDEIVRLSGKVMSDWQTCRFLAVELKNARVYANPEGPVLRQLFVGWEKGEPW, from the coding sequence ATGGATCGTCTCCCACCGCGCATCGCTCTGAAGCAACTCTCGGATTTTCTTCACGAAGCTAGTATCTTCTACAACACGCAACTCATGGACTTCACACGCGAGCATCAACGGCAAGGCCACGACACCTCCAACGAAGCTCTTCGACAGTGGCTCTGGAACGACTGGACCCGATCTCGCGATAACCCTACCCGTGAGAACTTTACATCTACAAAGGCGAGCATTACACTCTTGCTTCGCCAGGTTGAAACCGCCATTGCGACACCTTGGCTAGAGAACGCAGACCTAAACGCCAGGTTCGAGTTCAGCTACAGAGCTCTTAAGAGTTCTTGTGATGAGATTGTCAGGTTGTCAGGCAAGGTCATGAGCGATTGGCAAACTTGTCGATTTCTGGCTGTCGAGCTCAAGAATGCCCGTGTTTATGCCAACCCGGAGGGACCTGTTCTGAGACAATTGTTTGTGGGGTGGGAGAAGGGCGAGCCTTGGTGA
- a CDS encoding hypothetical protein (At least one base has a quality score < 10), with amino-acid sequence MGIEALDFPQMWERPSYTQLADILQSLELSPPIWNHKRRRSEIIEEQESLASQRKAEVTRYLSSIIKSPLSWIDDDDEKEVLWTQASKRMSERCGRTAMGEVIRRWPFGEGNDEFELIIREPALTGDSLGFKTWGSSYVLSQHLPRMAETSLFRLFDETLGQPRPDVLELGSGTGLLGLAAAALWKVPVALSDLPNIVPNLRENVAKNTELVKSRGGSLTVGDLTWGGSEDEVDQTLFGQPHQFKIVLAADPMYDDEHPALLASAISDHLALGSDSRAVVMVPRRDATTERLLESFRQAMLDLETPLFCEEEDELAGQDDWAEDDDAGNVRCWLGVFSRGGSPPSQVGDFPRQPVINRERESQVLEEEAKLIQWKISDELDIDTERVRKHSHNRDQ; translated from the exons ATGGGTATCGAAGCACTCGATTTCCCCCAAATGTGGGAACGTCCCAGCTACACTCAACTAGCAGACATTCTCCAGAGTCTCGAACTTAGCCCTCCAATATGGAACCACAAGCGTCGTCGCTCTGAGATCATCGAGGAGCAAGAATCTCTCGCCAGCCAGCGCAAGGCAGAAGTCACTCGTTATCTCTCCTCTATCATCAAGAGCCCCTTATCATGGatcgacgacgatgatgagaaggaggttCTCTGGACGCAGGCAAGCAAGCGCATGTCGGAGCGGTGTGGACGCACGGCTATGGGAGAGGTTATTCGCAGATGGCCCTTTGGAGAGGGAAACGATGAGTTCGAGTTGATCATTCGAGAACCGGCGCTTACCGGAGATTCTTTGGGTTTCAAGACTTGGGGGTCTTCATACGTGCTATCACAGCATCTTCCTCGCATGGCGGAAACATCACTATTTCGATTATTCGATGAGACGTTGGGTCAACCGCGACCTGATGTCCTCGAACTCGGCTCCGGGACTGGTCTCTTGGGTCTTGCCGCAGCAGCTCTATGGAAAGTTCCCGTAGCACTCAGCGATCTTCCTAACATCGTTCCAAATCTCAGAGAGAACGTGGCCAAGAACACTGAGCTTGTCAAGTCTCGCGGGGGATCACTCACAGTTGGCGATCTCACCTGGGGAGGGAGCGAAGACGAGGTCGATCAGACCCTGTTTGGGCAACCGCATCAGTTCAAG ATTGTCCTCGCGGCTGATCCCATGTACGACGATGAACACCCAGCGCTTCTCGCCTCAGCCATCAGCGACCACCTTGCTCTTGGCTCCGATTCACGCGCTGTCGTCATGGTCCCCCGTCGAGATGCTACCACAGAACGTCTCCTCGAGTCGTTCCGCCAGGCTATGCTTGACCTCGAAACCCCCTTGTTctgtgaagaagaggacgaacTTGCGGGGCAGGACGACTGGGCTGAGGACGATGACGCGGGCAATGTGCGGTGCTGGCTGGGTGTCTTCAGCCGTGGTGGCTCACCGCCGTCTCAAGTCGGTGAT TTCCCACGGCAGCCAGTGATTAATAGAGAAAGGGAGAGTCAggtgcttgaagaagaggcgaAGTTGATACAGTGGAAAATATCAGACGAACTAGACATAGACACTGAGCGAGTGAGGAAGCATAGCCACAATAGAGACCAATGA